GCTAGCCTCGATGTTGTGGGCGGCCAGTGTTGCGGTCCTCGTGAAAACCCTGCTGCATATAGGCTGAAACTATGTTTATTTTCGCTGTTGAGTACATTTATGGTCCGGAAGCTGAAGCAGCCCGTGTGGAGCACCGCCCCAAGCACAGGGAATGGCTTGCCGCCCAGGCAGAGGCTGAAGTGGTGTTGGCTTCCGGTCCTTACGCTGACGGGGCCGGGGCGCTGCTGATTTTCCGCGCAGAAAATGAAGCTGCTGTGCAACAGATTGTTTCTCAGGATCCAATGACGATTGGTGGCGGCGTGACCGGTTTGAAGATTTCCGGCTGGAATCCTGTGATCGGTCAACTCAGTCAATACGTGTGATAGCCCTCATTGGTCCTCACACAGGTGGGATCGAGCTTACAATCAAAGATAGATATTGCGGGACTCTTTAGTGGTACCACAAACCGGTACAGCTGCCGCAGTGTTAGATAAATGAACTCCAAGGAGCATATTTTGACCTCCGTCAGTCTCGGCATGCCGCCGCTGCCACCGCCAGTGCTTGCGCCGCGCCGCAAAACCCGGCAAATCAAGGTCGGCTCGGTTGGTGTGGGGTCGGATTCGCCCATCAGCGTGCAGTCGATGACAACCACAAAAACCACTGATATAAACGCCACCCTTCAGCAGATCGCTGAACTAACAGCGTCCGGTTGCGACATTGTGCGTGTAGCCTGTCCGTCGCAGGATGATGCCGATGCGTTGCCTATTATTGCCCGGAAGTCTCAGATCCCTGTTATTGCTGACATCCACTTCCAGCCGAAGTATGTCTTTGCAGCGATCGAAGCTGGCTGTGCCGCTGTCCGCGTGAACCCTGGCAATATTCGCAAATTTGATGACCAGATTAAAGAAATTGCTAAGGCTGCCAAGGATCATGGCACGTCCATCCGCATTGGTGTGAATGCCGGTTCGCTGGAACCGGGAATTATGAAGAAGTACGGCAAGGCAACCCCTGAGGCCCTGGTTGAGTCGGCCGTGTGGGAAGCGTCCTTGTTCGAAGAGCATGGCTTTCATGATTTCAAAATCTCCGTGAAACACAACGATCCTGTCATCATGGTTGCCGCCTATGAGTTGCTTGCCGAGCAGGGTGACTGGCCCCTGCACCTTGGTGTTACTGAGGCCGGGCCTGCGTTCCAGGGCACCATCAAATCAGCTACGGCGTTTGGCGCGCTGCTCGCCAAGGGCATTGGCGATACCATTCGCGTGTCACTTTCCGCCCCGCCAGTGGAGGAAATCAAGGTTGGCAACCAGATTCTGCAATCGCTGAATCTTCGTCCTCGCAAACTGGAAATAGTCTCTTGCCCCTCCTGTGGACGCGCCCAGGTTGATGTCTACAAATTGGCCGAAGAAGTTACTGCCGGCCTTGAAGGCATGGAAGTACCTTTGCGCGTTGCCGTGATGGGTTGTGTGGTCAATGGACCTGGCGAGGCTCGCGAAGCTGACCTTGGTGTTGCCTCTGGTAACGGCAAGGGACAGATATTTGTGAAGGGAGAAGTCATCAAGACTGTCCCTGAAGACCAAATTGTTGAGACACTCATTGAAGAAGCCATGAGGCTTGCCGAAGAGATGGAGTCCGATGCGGATGACACGACTCTCGCGGGTGGCCCCGTGGTTAGCGTCTCCTAAGCTAAAACGCCACGAACCGGTGCGTGTCCTGGTCCATGCGGACACGGATGCGCTCCGGGTGCTGGTTGCGCGCGACCGCGTTGCCAACGTGTTTGTTGACTCGCTTATCAATCAAAACAACAGCGCCGTTCCACCCCATGCCGGAGCCGTCATGCTGGGTTATTTTATGGACGACGGCGTGAGCTTGGCTGCCGCTTGTTGGGTGGGCTCAAACGTGGTCCCAGTTCAGGCAACGGCGGAACACGCTGTTGTTTTTGCGCGGTGGATTGTTGAGCACTGGCAACCACATGCCTCCATTTTTGGCCCGGCTGAGCCCACGCTTGCGCTAATGGAGGTACTGCATGAGGCGGGCATCCGGGCCCAAGAAATTCGGGCTAACCAGCCCCTACTGACATTGTCAGGTCCTCCGCTGATTGCACCGAACCACGCACTGGTGGTGGGCAACAGTAGGCAGTTTAATCAGCTGCTCATCGCTGCTGCAGCCATGTTTGAGGAGGAAGTGGGCTATTCGCCTTTCCTGGGTGGAGATGGCAGCTACCGCCGTAGGGTGGCGTGGCTGATCAGTCACGGCTATTCCTTTCTTCATGATGAAACCGGCGGGGAAATCATTTTCAAGGCGGATCTAGGCGCTGTAACGAAATTCGCCACCCAGGTGCAGGGCGTCTGGATGAACCCCCGGTATCGCGGACAGGGACGTAGCGCCAGCTACATGGCAGCTGCGGTGTTGTTGGCCCAAGTGCATGCCCCTATCACCAGTCTTTACGTCAATGACTACAACACTCGTGCCCGGGCCGTGTATGAACAGGTGGGGTTTGCGCAGGTGGGAACGTTCGCCACCGTGTTGTTTTAGCCCCGAGGGTGTGTCCCGCACCTCATTGTGCGCTACGATTATGCAACTTGTTGCGCAAAGGAGTGCATGAATGAATGCTGGTCAGTTCCCTCACCTGTTCGCCCCGCTGGATCTTGGATTCACCACGCTGCCCAACCGGGTGCTGATGGGTTCAATGCATGTGGGTTTGGAAGAGCTCCCAGGCGGCTTTGACCGTATGGCTGCGTTCTATGGCGAGCGTGCCCGTGGGGGAGTGGCTTTGATGGTCACAGGAGGCATATCGCCGAACGAGGCCGGCCGGCCCATGAAGGGTGGCGCCAAACTCAGCACCCGCGAAGAAGCTGAGCAACACAAGGTGGTTACAGCCGCAGTGCATGCCGAAGGCAGTAAGATCGCGTTGCAGTTGCTGCACTTTGGCCGGTATGCCTCCCACCGTAATCTGGTTGGACCCAGCGCTGTGGCAGCCCCGATCAGTCCCCTCACCCCACACCCGCTCAGTGCCGGTGAAGTGGAGGAAACTATTGAGGACTTTGCCCACGCCGCAGAGCTGGCACAATCGGCCGGATATGACGGTGTTGAGATCATGGGCTCCGAAGGCTACCTCATCAATGAATTTTTGGTTCGAAGAACCAACCACAGAACAGATGAATGGGGCGGTTCCTATGAAAACCGGATGCGGTTCCCGGTGGAAATCATCCGCCGCACCCGTGAACGCGTGGGCGAGAACTTCATTATTATTTTCAGGCTCTCAATGCTTGACCTTGTCGAGGACGGCTCAACCCTTGATGAGGTCATTACTCTGGCACAGGCGGTGGAGAAAGCTGGCGCCACCATCATCAACACAGGAATCGGTTGGCACGAGGCACGCATCCCCACCATCGTCACCTCAGTCCCGAGAGCGGGATACGCCTGGGTCACCAAAAAAGTGATGGGCTCGGTGGGCATCCCGCTGATCACCACCAACCGCATCAACACCCCTGATGTGGCGGAAAAACTACTGGCCGATGGCGCCGCAGACATGGTCTCCATGGCCCGGCCGTTCCTTGCCGATGCGTTCTTCATGCGTAAGGCCAGTGAGGGTCGAAGCGATGAGATTAATAGTTGCATCGCGTGCAACCAAGCGTGCCTGGATCACACTTTCATGGGCAAAACCTCCTCCTGCCTGGTGAATCCCCGTGCCTGCCACGAAACTGAAATAGTCATTGAAAAAGTAGCGCAGCCTAAGAGAATCGCGGTGGTCGGGGCCGGACCGGCCGGACTGGCCTTCGCTGTAACAGCGGCCGAACGTGGACACTTGGTAACAATCATTGAGTCAGCCGATGAGGTAGGCGGTCAATTCAACATTGCCAAACAGATTCCAGGCAAAGAGGAATTCAACGAGACCATTCGCTACTTCTCGCGCCAAATCCAACTGCGAGGAATCGAGTTGCGGCTCGGAACCAGGGCCACGGCGGCACAGCTGCTGGCGGAGAACTTTGATGAGGTAGTGCTAGCCACCGGCGTCCTACCCCGCAAGCCGGAGCTCGAGGGCGTGGGCCACGCCAGTGTACTGAACTACCTCGACGTGCTGCGCGATAAGAAGGAAGTTGGTACCAACGTGGCGATCCTAGGCGCCGGAGGGATTGGTTTTGACGTTGCCGAATACATCACGGCACACGGTACCAGCGCAACTTTGGTCCCAGAAAAGTTCTACAAGGAGTGGGGGATCGACACCGCTTATTCCGGTCCTGGCGGCATCACCACTGCAGCTCCACCCCGCGCGGACCGCCGTGTTGGGCTGTTCCAGCGCAAAGAAACCAAGGTTGGCGCCGGTCTGGGAAAGACAACCGGTTGGATACATCGCACAGCGTTGCGGTCTAAGGGAGTGCAAATGGTCCCTGGTGTGGAGTACCAAAAGATCGACGACGCCGGACTTCACTTGCGTGTCAACGGCACCGACACCGTCCTCGCCGTTGACACCGTCATCTTGTGCACCGGCCAAGAACCCCAGCGTGAACTGGCTCCAGAGCTGGAAGCTGGCGGCGCCGTCGTACATCTGATCGGGGGCGCGGATGTGGCGGCCGAGCTCGATGCAAAGCGGGCCATTGATCAAGGCACTCGTTTGGCAGCACGAATCTAATGTCGCTCACTCATGCCATTTTGACTTCACTGCTTGAAAGGCCGTGCACCGGGGCTGAATTGGCGCGGAGGTTCGATAAATCGCTGGGACATTTTTGGCAGGCTACGCACCAACAAATTTATAAAGAGTTGGGCAAAATGGAGCACAGTGGGCTGCTTGAGGCCCGCGGGTTAGCTACCGTGCGGGGGCAACAAAGGCATTTTGAGGTGCTGGAGCCTGGTCGTAGTGCTCTGCAAACGTGGTGCGCCGGCCCGGGTAAACCCCGCCCCATCAGGGACGAGCTTTTAGTGCGTTTGCGGGCGGCAGCAGTGTTGGGAAATGTGGATATCACAGGTGAGCTGCGGCGGCATGAAAAGTTACACGGGCAGAGCCTAGAAGGATTCGAGAGCATTGAACGGCGTGACTTTGACGCGGACGGTGTCCTTTCCGTGGCGGATGAATTGCAGCTGGCTGTTCTGCGAGCTGGGATTGCGTATGAGCGGTCGTGGCTAGCGTGGTGTGAACAGACGCTCAGTACCCTGGACAGAAGCTGACGGCGCTGGGCACTTGTTCCGGCACAGTCGCAAACCGAGCCTAGCTACTGGCAGATTCCTGCTCTGATGCCTGCAGCAAGAGGGTATGCGCTGTGTCCTCGAGCATCTGCGCCGCTCGTCCAATCACCGGAGCATAAGAAGATTGCCATGCATGCCTGAAAAAGAAGGCGTCGGGCCCTTCCCACCGCAACTTGGAGCTGATGCGTGTGCTCAACTCGCTTTTTACTGCCAGCAGAATATTCGTTGCCTGTTCAAGCTCCCGAGCGAATTGACGCAGCTCCTCTGGGTCGCTGCCATAAAGGCCAGTGCTCATTGCTTCTCCCGCATTTTCCTTCTCATGGAACATCACCAGTTGTTAGATTTCAAAAGTTGATGAACCTCAACATTAGACTCAGATGTGCTTTATGCGCGATGGGCAGAGGTACCCATCAACGCCAGTTTCCCAATGACCCAGAAGCCACGCAGTCAGGCGGTTCTGCGCCGCAGTGTCAGAGCTGCCAACAGCAGGAATAGCAGAACAAATGCGCCAAGCAGCCACAAATCAAAAGCCAAAGTTGAGCTTGGATCGCCGTGCAAGGCAACTTCCGCCAGCCCGTCAACGGCGTAACTGAGCGGCATGATGTTTGAGATTATCTCCAAAACACTGTTCATCTGATCCCGGGCAACAAAGAGCCCGCACAGGAGGATCTGCGGGATGACCACCACAGGCATAAACTGGACGGCTTGGAATTCGGTCGTGGCGAACGCCGAACACAGGAGGCCCAGCGCCACCCCGAGAACTGCCGTCAACACCGAAATCAGTACCACCCAGCCAGCATTGCCTGCAATCTTCATCCCAAAGAGCCAGTAGGCGGTGGCTGTGGCTACGAATGCCTGCAGAGTCGCCATGATCGAGAACGCAAGGGCATAGCCAAAAAGCAGGTCGCCCTTGTGGATGGGTGTTGTCAGGAGGCGTTCCAACGTCCCTGATGTTCGCTCCCGCAACATGGTGATTGAAGTGACTAGGAACATCACCACAAACGGGAAGACACCCAACATCATCAGCCCCACCCGGTCGAATGTCCGGGGCATGCCGGGGGCAAGTTTTTCGTTTTGGTACAGCCAGTAAACCAGTGCCAACAGCACTGCCGGCACTAGCAGAATCATGCCCAGACTGCGCGGATCACCCCTGAGCTGGCGAAGCACGCGGGTGCAGGTGGCCCACATCATCGAGATATTCATGCTTGTGCACTGTGGTGGGCGCCGTTGTGGTGGGCGCCGTCGGGGTGGGCGCCGCGCATCTCTGGGTGTGAGCCCACCGAATCTTCAATGATGTGCAAAAAGGCCAGCTCCAGTTCTTCGCTTCGCCCCTTTACCCGTAATTGGGCCGGTGTCAGCTGTGCAAGTAATAGCCCCTCACGCAGCAGCAGCAAGGAATCACAGTGTCCAGCCTCCTCCATGACGTGGCTTGAAATGATCAAGGTGGTGCCGGCGGCAGCCATAGCGGCAAACCGCGCCCACAAATCCGCCCGAAGTATCGGATCTAGACCCACCGTCGGTTCATCTAAAACAAGTAACCGCGGCCTCCCTACCAGGGCACACGCCAAGGACACTCTGCTTAACTGCCCGCCGGAGAGTTGACCAGCCCTACGCCTGCCAAGTGCAGACATCCCCACGGCGGCTAAGGCGGCGTGAGTCTGCTCCCGAGAGGCGCCCTGCAAAGCAGCAAAATATCGAACATTGTCAATGACACTCAGGTCCCTGTAGACGCTGGCGGACTGGGTGAGGTATCCGACGTCGTGCCTGTTTTGGGGGTCCCCTGCCAGGCGGCCAAGAACTGTCACTGTGCCTGCGCTGATTTTCTGCAAACCCACAATGGTGCGCATCAAAGTAGTTTTGCCACTGCCGGAGGGACCCAATAGCCCTGTGATGTGCCCCTCGGGAATACTGGCGGTAATGTTGGCCAACACTGTGGATTTTCCCCGGTGAACGCGCAAGCCCTCAATGCTGATACTCACCGGGCCATGTGCCCCTGAAGGATCAGCTGGAACGGGGACAAACGCAGCTCCTCGGGCGGGCATGGCTGCTCTATGGGACATCCGGCCCTCCGAAGCTGTTAATTTATGCAGATATCACTTCAAACTAGACCCGGGACACGGCACTGTCCAGTGTCACCCAAGCAGCATCGCACTCTCAGCGGTTGGGTGTGCCACAGAGCGCCTCCGACCCGGTAGATTAGTACATGTCCGTCTCTCTTCATGGCGGCACGCCCAACTTCAAGAAATGGATGACCCCGCGTGGCACTTCGCCTTTCCACCCTCTTTTTACGCACCTTGCGTGAGAACCCTGTTGACGCCGAAGTCGACAGCCACAAACTACTGCTGCGAGCCGGCTACATTCGCCGTGCTGCCCCGGGTATTTACACGTGGTTGCCGCTGGGTCTGCGCGTACTGCGCAAGGTAGAAGGCATTGTGCGTGAGGAGATGGATGCGATCGGTGCCCAGGAGGTGCACTTCCCTGCACTGCTACCCAAGGAACCCTACGAAATCACCAACCGGTGGTTGGAGTACGGCGATGGCATCTTCCGCCTGCAGGATCGAAAAGGTGCCGACTACCTGCTGGCTCCTACCCATGAGGAAATGTTCACACTGCTAGTGAAAGACTTGTATTCCTCATACAAGGACTTGCCGCTGTCGATCTACCAGATTCAAAACAAGTACCGCGATGAGGCGCGACCCCGTGCAGGGCTATTGCGTGGTCGGGAATTCATCATGAAGGATTCCTACTCCTTTGATATTGACGACGCCGGACTGGAAGTCAGCTACATGGCTCACCGCGGTGCGTACCTGCGTATCTTTGAGCGCCTCGGCCTTGAAGTCATTCCTGTCGCGGCCACAGCTGGTGCCATGGGCGGGTCCAAGAGCGAAGAGTTCCTGCACCCGATGGCCATTGGCGAGGACACCTTTGTGCGTTCCGCCGGAGGGTACGCTGCCAATGTTGAAGCAGTCACCACTGTGGTGCCGGAGACGATCGATTTCACCACGGCACCAGCCGCCAACGTCAGAGACACCCCGGAAACTCCCACCATTGAATTATTGGTGGCAGCTGCGAACGAGCTCGCCCCGCGTGCCGAAGGTGCATGGAGTGCTAGAGATACGTTAAAGAACGTTGTTCTTGCCGTCTCCTTGCCTACCGGTGAGCGTCAAATCGTTGTGGTGGGCCTGCCCGGTGACCGCGACGTTGACCTCAAACGGATCGAAGCCACCATTGGCGTCCATCTGTCAACCGGTGGTGAAGTTGGCGTTGAACCGGCCGGTGAGGCTGACCTGAAGAAGCACCCCGGACTTATCAAGGGCTATATTGGCCCGGGGCTTTCTCTGGACTCAGCAGTCTTGGGCACCGAGGGCACCACCAAGATTCTTTACTTGGTAGATCCTCGCGTTGTCTCCGGCACCAGCTGGATCACCGGCGCCAACGAAGAAGGCAAACACGTGTTCGGCTTAGTGGCCGGCCGCGATTTCAGCTGGGATGGCACCATTGAAGCTGCCCAAGTACGCGCAGGCGATCCCGCTCCTGATGGCTCAGGGCCCCTTGAAGCCGCCCGTGGCATTGAAATGGGACATATTTTCGCCTTGGGACGTAAGTACGCTCAGGCACTAGACCTTAAGGTTTTGGATCATAACGGCAAGCTTGCTGTCGTCACCATGGGTTCATACGGTATCGGGATCACCCGCGCAGTGGCAGCACTGGCCGAATCCAACCATGATGACAAGGGATTAATCTGGCCTGCCAATGTGGCGCCGGCACATGTTCATGTGGTGGCCGTAGGCCGTGGGTCTGAGATCTTTGATGCAGCGGAACAGCTCACCATTGAACTGGAAGCCGCCGGACTAGAGGTCATTTATGATGACCGGGCCAAGGTTTCACCGGGCGTGAAGTTTGGCGATGCTGAACTTATTGGTGTCCCCACCATAGTTGCCGTTGGCCGTGGCCTGGTTGAAGGCCTTGTGGAGATCAAGAATCGTGGCACCGGCGTGGCTGAGAACGTCCTCGTTGGCGAAGCCGTGCAGTACATTCTCGACAACCAGTAGGCACGCAACTGGCATAACGAGGAGCACGAATGATCTCAGGCTTTGAGAACATCACCATGGCCACCATTTTGTTGATAATCGTGGCCGGCTTCGCAGCCGGCTGGATTGATGCGGTGGTGGGTGGTGGTGGTCTATTGCAACTTCCGGTGATGCTAATGATCCCCGGAATTACACCCATACAGGCCTTGGCGACCAATAAAATGGGCTCGATTTTCGGAACTGCCACCAGTTCGGTCACCTACTATCGACGTGTGAAACCGGATCTGCGTACAGCTTTGCCGATGGCTGGTGTGGCGCTTGTTGGCAGCCTGGGTGGGGCGGTGGTGGCCGCCAGCCTGCCTGGCTCAGTTTTTAAACCGATCATTGTGGTGGCATTGGTGGCAGTGTTGCTTTTTACAGCCTTCAAACCGGGGCTTGGCGAGCTCACTGCCCTGCGCTATTCAGGGCAAAAGCATCACATTGTGGCTGGCTGCATTGGTGCGTTGATCGGTTTTTATGATGGTCTCATTGGCCCTGGGACTGGTTCGTTTCTTATTATCGCCATGGTCAGCCTCATGGGGTATGCGTTCCTTGAAGCCAGTGCCAAGGCAAAGATCGTCAACCTCGCAACAAACGCAGGGGCTTTAATGTTCTTCTTGCCCCATGGATCTTTGCTATGGGGCGTTGGACTCATTTTGGGCGGAGCCAATATGGCCGGAGGATATGTTGGCGCCCGCACCGCAGTTAAGCAGGGCAGCAAATTTATCAGGATCGTGTTCCTAGTGGTTGTCACGGCGTTGATCATGAAATTGGGGTTCGATGTTTGGAATGAGAACATCCGCCAGAGTTAGGAAATTGGCTTGAGCGCGTGTGCTCTTGGCAACCAGGGGAGTGTTTTCCCGGCCATGGTGCTTGCCACCCATAATGACCTTTGGGCATCTGCGCTGTTGGCCGTCTCCTCAAAATAGTGCAACGCATTTTCCACTTCACGCACCACTGTCCACTGCATGGCGAGGAGTTCATCGAATCCGGCAGCTTGTGAAAGTTGGGAAGCCCGACGGCGGAGACCTGCCTCTGCGTTGCGCTCAGGTAGATCTTGGAGTCGGTTCCATAAACAAGGCGCTAGAGCGAATTCGGCGTGCCCCAGAGTGACTTGCGGGTCTATTGCCCAATATTCCTGCGTACCCGGCCTGCCTAAGACGTTCTCGTAGTGCAGATCGGTGTGGACCAACACATCAGAACTGCTGCGCCTGCCAACGGCGCCCCACGTTTGGCAGACTTCCAAAGCTGCCTCGAGTAGCCAGCGTGGGAACGGTTCGGCCGTTTCTGACCAGCGCTGGGGTAATTCGTCGCAGTACCTTTCGGCAGTGGCTGCTAACTGGGGGATTTGCTGCCACTGACTCCGGTTATCGGGCCCCACGCTCAAGCTTTTAACGAGGGCGCCCCACACAGGGACAGCATCGTCGACGGGGAGCCTTGCCAGCGAACGGCTGTCATCGAGCCGTTCCAAGAGTAGCGCTGAGAGTGTTTTATCGTGGGCTAACAATCGGACAGCCCCATGGCCGTCCCAGAGGGAAAGAGCGACAGGCTCCAGATGGGCTTCGTCGTGAGGGAACGCTAGCTTCAATGCCGCAGCAGATCCGTCCTCAGCCAGCACCGGAATCACAACCCCGGTGTACCCGTATGACGGTGATCCGCTAGCAGGCAGATCTACTGTTAACTGCCACTGCTGAAGAGCTTGGCTGATGAAGTCCGGCAATTGAGCCAACCAGTTCCGGCTCTCAGCAGTTTGGCGATGACGTAACCGCAGAGGTTCCGGGATTTCGACTCTAAAGGACACACCTTAGACCTTACCGCTGGCGGCCATAAGTGCCCGCAGTGTCTTTTTTGCGGAAGTCATGAACTGAAGGTCAGCGCTGAATTCGGTTGGGCGATTAAAGATGCTATGGGACAGCTGAAGTTGGCGTCGTTTGTTCCTGCTGGATTCCAGCCAGGGCTCCGGTAGATCCACCCCAGAACACGTGTGTCTGCGCAGAGTCCAGCAGCCACGTCACAGCAATCTCACGCAGAGTCGTCGTATTCGACGGTGGCTTCGTGGCGGTGGTTGTTGACGATGGATCTGCAGCGGCCACTGAATCCGCACTGAGGGCGGTGCTCAGGGCGGTAAGGTCCGCGTAAGCACCGCTCAGCTCTGTTTCCAGCTGAGCCAGCGCCTTCTTGGGTGTCGTTGTGAATGTCGGGGCAAGATTAAATCCCGCAACAGGGGTTACTACAGGCAAACACCTCACGTGAAGTTCTGCATTAAGCACCTCCAGCTTTGCCTGATGCCGTGACAACAGATCCATGGATTGACTGAACTGTGGTTCAGCAAAGCGTGTGGTGGCCACTTGATACGCATAGATGGCCTTTTGCTCGCCGAGTGCGGCAGCGCCAAGTGCCGAATCGAGGGTTACTCCCGCGCGCGGCTCTAAAGTTGTTTTGCATTCTGGACCCTGCGGGCCAGGGAAATCGATCCGTGCTGGTAGGAAGGCCGACGCAGGAGGGTGGCTCCCATCGATAGCGCTGAGTCTTTGACCTTGAAGAAGTTGGCTTGTTCCCACTGCGGCAAAGACCCTTCCCATGGCTTGATCGGCGGTCAACGAATTGCTCAACAATTGATCCCCATTAGTGCTGAATGAGAGTGCGAGCTCGGCGATAGACAACGTGGCCGCGGTGGTCACTGGAGATGCGGGAACAGCATTATCCGAGGGCCGGCCGTCGCCCAGCGCTGCAGCTTGAGTTTTGAGCTCCTTGGCAGCCTGGTTGAGCGTTTCCTGGACCTTCGAGTCAGGGGTTGTCTGACTTAGGACTGTCGTCTGGGCTAGCAGCGCAGAGGTTTTATCCCATGCCATTTGCCGGTTTTCTTCAGTTTGTGATGGGCCAACAGCGGCATCCTCGCTACTTGAAAGCACAGTTCCAATACCAAGCACCAACGCAGAAATGACCAGGAGGAAGAACAGCCCGCGCAGGAAAGCAACGAAGCTATTGCGTTTCTTGACTGGCTTGATCTTTTTGGCCAGACCTTCTTCTGGTTCGGAGCCGATCCCCAGAGTTGGCTCCTTGCCAGCAACTGAGTCTGGCGACTCTTCTAAGTAAGCGGAGCGTTTACTGGGTGTGAGCCCGGATTCGAGCTTTTGCTCGGCCAGCCGTCTTTCACGCCGGGACAAAGGGAGTGTGTCGGCTGTTGCCGCACTGACTGTGGCTTCTGTTGCCTCAACCTCCTCTGTTGCTTCAACCTCCTCGGGCGCGTTAATCGCTTCAGGCGCATCAATCGCCTCAGGATGGGCATCCTTGGTGGAGTCTGCATCAGGCTCCGCGGCGGTTGTGTGCTCGGGCGTGTGTTCGGCGTCAGCGATAACATCCGTGGTATCAGTATCAGTATCAGTATCAGCCGCAGTATGAGTATCAGAATCTGGTGCGGGCCAGTTGCCTGCTTCGTTCGGATCAGTCGGCAGAGCCGGTTTGGCAATTTCTGCCGTGGCAGACAGGGCCTCGGAGGCAAATTCCGGTGCGGTTGAGGTGTCATTATCTCCAACCTCAACGTTTACTTCCGGTGCGGTTGAGGTGTCATTATCTCCAACCTCAACAGGGGGAGTGGTTGAGGTGACCTGGCCATCTGCATTCACTATCAGAAGCGCGTGCTCTGCGGCGCTTGATGCTGGAGCACCCGCTGGAGCGCTCGCTCGGCGAGGGGTCTTGCGCTTGCTGCTGCCCGCTTGCGTGCCAGCCGTCGGCGGCGGCGCGGAAATCATAGGCGCTTCTGGTCCCACGTGGGAATCTGGATTGGTCACAACTGTTGATCATCTCATGTCTACCCATAATGCCGTGCACGTGAGCCGTTTCTGCGCACTGCCTGATCCAAATCCAAACCAACATGCGTTCATACTCACACTCGATCGGTTCAGCAG
This genomic window from Arthrobacter sp. TMP15 contains:
- a CDS encoding TSUP family transporter, whose translation is MISGFENITMATILLIIVAGFAAGWIDAVVGGGGLLQLPVMLMIPGITPIQALATNKMGSIFGTATSSVTYYRRVKPDLRTALPMAGVALVGSLGGAVVAASLPGSVFKPIIVVALVAVLLFTAFKPGLGELTALRYSGQKHHIVAGCIGALIGFYDGLIGPGTGSFLIIAMVSLMGYAFLEASAKAKIVNLATNAGALMFFLPHGSLLWGVGLILGGANMAGGYVGARTAVKQGSKFIRIVFLVVVTALIMKLGFDVWNENIRQS
- a CDS encoding aminoglycoside phosphotransferase family protein; translation: MSFRVEIPEPLRLRHRQTAESRNWLAQLPDFISQALQQWQLTVDLPASGSPSYGYTGVVIPVLAEDGSAAALKLAFPHDEAHLEPVALSLWDGHGAVRLLAHDKTLSALLLERLDDSRSLARLPVDDAVPVWGALVKSLSVGPDNRSQWQQIPQLAATAERYCDELPQRWSETAEPFPRWLLEAALEVCQTWGAVGRRSSSDVLVHTDLHYENVLGRPGTQEYWAIDPQVTLGHAEFALAPCLWNRLQDLPERNAEAGLRRRASQLSQAAGFDELLAMQWTVVREVENALHYFEETANSADAQRSLWVASTMAGKTLPWLPRAHALKPIS
- a CDS encoding DUF4439 domain-containing protein, whose translation is MISAPPPTAGTQAGSSKRKTPRRASAPAGAPASSAAEHALLIVNADGQVTSTTPPVEVGDNDTSTAPEVNVEVGDNDTSTAPEFASEALSATAEIAKPALPTDPNEAGNWPAPDSDTHTAADTDTDTDTTDVIADAEHTPEHTTAAEPDADSTKDAHPEAIDAPEAINAPEEVEATEEVEATEATVSAATADTLPLSRRERRLAEQKLESGLTPSKRSAYLEESPDSVAGKEPTLGIGSEPEEGLAKKIKPVKKRNSFVAFLRGLFFLLVISALVLGIGTVLSSSEDAAVGPSQTEENRQMAWDKTSALLAQTTVLSQTTPDSKVQETLNQAAKELKTQAAALGDGRPSDNAVPASPVTTAATLSIAELALSFSTNGDQLLSNSLTADQAMGRVFAAVGTSQLLQGQRLSAIDGSHPPASAFLPARIDFPGPQGPECKTTLEPRAGVTLDSALGAAALGEQKAIYAYQVATTRFAEPQFSQSMDLLSRHQAKLEVLNAELHVRCLPVVTPVAGFNLAPTFTTTPKKALAQLETELSGAYADLTALSTALSADSVAAADPSSTTTATKPPSNTTTLREIAVTWLLDSAQTHVFWGGSTGALAGIQQEQTTPTSAVP
- a CDS encoding proline--tRNA ligase; its protein translation is MALRLSTLFLRTLRENPVDAEVDSHKLLLRAGYIRRAAPGIYTWLPLGLRVLRKVEGIVREEMDAIGAQEVHFPALLPKEPYEITNRWLEYGDGIFRLQDRKGADYLLAPTHEEMFTLLVKDLYSSYKDLPLSIYQIQNKYRDEARPRAGLLRGREFIMKDSYSFDIDDAGLEVSYMAHRGAYLRIFERLGLEVIPVAATAGAMGGSKSEEFLHPMAIGEDTFVRSAGGYAANVEAVTTVVPETIDFTTAPAANVRDTPETPTIELLVAAANELAPRAEGAWSARDTLKNVVLAVSLPTGERQIVVVGLPGDRDVDLKRIEATIGVHLSTGGEVGVEPAGEADLKKHPGLIKGYIGPGLSLDSAVLGTEGTTKILYLVDPRVVSGTSWITGANEEGKHVFGLVAGRDFSWDGTIEAAQVRAGDPAPDGSGPLEAARGIEMGHIFALGRKYAQALDLKVLDHNGKLAVVTMGSYGIGITRAVAALAESNHDDKGLIWPANVAPAHVHVVAVGRGSEIFDAAEQLTIELEAAGLEVIYDDRAKVSPGVKFGDAELIGVPTIVAVGRGLVEGLVEIKNRGTGVAENVLVGEAVQYILDNQ